The sequence tttaaccaaaataatgaaatagaaattgAGGGAGCGAACAGGAATTGGGAATATGCACAACATACCGTCTGGTAAAAGTTTGTGAGCTCCAGAGGATAACTCCTTCAGATTGACCAGAACCATGGCATTAGGCAAGGGCTTTGTGAGTTGCTCTGATAATGGTGTAATAACACCCATACTTATGTCTATCAGCCTTTTGAGGGCTAGACGCTGACCATGAGACAGAAAATCAAGTTTTGATTGGGATTCATCCGATACGCTTcgaaatgtatatatatacacacaaagaaaaaagaagcaCACAAAGCAATGCATCAGAAACTGAAAGGGAAGTCCTTACAGCATCGGCATCCTCTACTGAAGGAAGTTCTCTCAGTACAATTGAATCCACCGTCGCTAGATCCTAAACATATCAACAAAAACTGTGAGGAATTAGAAAACCCAGAAAGTACAAAAAAATGGATTATCTTATACAGAAAACCGAACACATTAGACCTTAAATGGCATGCCAACAACAAGCTTTGCAGCAAGAGACTTGTACAGAAGTTCTGGCATCTGGAGTTGGGAAAACAAGAAGTTAGATATTTCCGTAGTCCACCTTTTGGAATCTTGAGATACCTCATGGGAGTTGAGATCAGAAGAGTCTTTCTTATTGCACCTTTAATTGATCCAAGGAAACTGACATGAGAACAGAGCCGTCACGGTGCAAAACGCCTCTATAATCCACCTCCTCACCCTGTAGTACAATTAAGCCTTTCTCTTAATCCAAGTCCAGAAAGTAGCAGGACATAGTAGAATGATCATAAAAAGCTGACCTCCTTTTGAAAGGGCAACTGGCCAGATCGACGCTGAAAATCAAAATAGTGTCTGTGCTTTTCCTCGTATGGCACCTTAAAGACAAGGAATGAATAGTAAGTTCATAATATTCAAATTCAGATAAAGAGATTGGGCAAGCAAAAGACTGACCATACACAACAACTACAAGAAAGAAAGGCCCTACCACTCCTTGTTGAAGCTCAGCTGCTCTCATACCAAGGGTTGCGAGCCTTCGACAAGGATCTATCTCCTCCTCCGGTGGTTCTGTAAGTGAAACCCTAATAGTGTCACCCAGACCATCCTGCACAACAGAAAGCATTTACAAAATGCCCCACATTGATATGGCTTCTAAATGTGTATTGTAAATTCTTTTGTGTAGGCAATCAACCTAACCACTATGAATTGAAAGAAATTTGTGAAGAACTGAAAGATTAATCAAATACAGATGCCTTACTAGAAACTAGAACTCTAGAGAAGGTTAGTAAAGGTGCATACATCAAGCATTGTTCTGATGAAATTATGCTATCTTGGAGTAGAGTTTGAAAAAGGAAACCTACTGATGTCGGAATTCAGAGTTTACACACAATTTGTGCAGCAAAACAGGGTGAAAGACAATGATACTAAATAGGAGGATCATCTCTTCATTTGGAGAAACTACCTGAAGAAGAGTCCCAATGCCAATTGCAGATTTCATTCGGCCGTCCTCACCTTCTCCAGCTTCAGTAACTCCAAGGTGTAAAGGATAATCCCAGCCTTGGACATACATTTCGGCTACAAGTAAACGATATGCCTGAACCATAACTACTGGATTGCTTGCTTTCATGGAAAAGACAAAATTGTGGTAGTCCAACTTTCGGCAAATTCTTGCGAACTCGAACGCTGATTCAACCTGTTAGTACTTGGAAGAACTTTTATTAAGGACATCCCTAAGCTAAGATCAAAAAAGAAATCGtgaaaaaaaagtaataagaatttaGAGGAAAAATTGTTCACCATTCCCCTTGGCGAATCACCAAAGTAGCTCATTATACGATCTGAAAGGCTACCGTGATTTGTTCCAATGCGCATTGCTCTTCCATACTTCTTACATTTTTCAACTAACGGAGTAAAAACCTTTCACAattaaaataggaaaaaaagtttattatcCATGGAGAAATTCTCCAACCCCACTAGCTGAGATAAAATTAGGTCCAGTAATGGAAAATAACGCAGGTTTCTGTAGTGACAAAAAATATCATGACCATATGGCTAATCACTAATCAGTAACAACACAACACATGCCTTTTGTATATAAAATTTCCCTAGTTGCCAAGTAAAATTGTAATAGGATCTAGCAACATATGCGAGGgggacaaaagaaaagaaaagttctACCTCCTCAATATGCTCAAGTTCTTTTTGATAATCCTCCTCTGTGTACTCCAGCTGTTCAAATTGAGCCCGCCTATCAGCTGCATTAAACATGAGCTTGACACGCGAACAATCTTTCTGAAGAAATTTTGGAAAATGTCAGTATAATATATGGCATACCAAAATTTCCAGGGTTTACACGAATTTTATCAAAGCATTCAGCAACTCTCAGTGCAACAGAAGGGGCAAAGTGAATATCTGCGACCAGAGGTATATTATAACtgcaaaataaaattttcaaagacaTCGTGAATTGTGGAAACCTTGCTCCAAAAATGtccaaaatataatattaagCCTACTTTTTCTGCACAAGGGTGTTCTTGATCTCAAAGCATGCATCTGCTTCTTTCTTCCCTTGAACTGTTATTCGAACAATATCTGCTCCCTTGTCAGCTATTCTCATGACCTAAATGATGGTAAAGCAAAACAGTCATCTTCAAAAGCATATACAGAACACGACACCATTAtgcaaaatatcaaaattttccATTATGTTGACGTCTTTCTTAGTTGCTGTAGACTCTACCATCCTTATTGTCCTTGTGCAAAAAACAAGAATAGTTTAGACAAAACTTCAACAACAGCTTTTATAACCTGATTATACCCATAACCATTTAATTTTGAGCTTTCAACTGTTTGGGACAATCGTGGTGACACACTGACATTTTCCACTGACTACAATATCTCACGATAATATTAGTAATCAAAGAATGTTTAGTGTTGGAGTAATAATGAAGggatttgaaaatgaaaacaCGGCCGAAACAGAAGAAATATAAAAGAACCTGTTCAACTGTTCCAGCAATATCTTTGGTGTCAGTTGTCGTCATGGTTTGAATCCTAATGGGATGCTCACTACCAAGGGCAACATTTCCAACCATCACTGTCCGTGTTTTCCTTCTGACTGTTTTGTTTATGGATTCACAATATTTCTGCCGAGGAACTGCAAAGGATAGTGATTATCAAATGAAACAAAACCACTTAAAAATACATACTTGAATAACATTTCATCTTTGGCTTTTCCGAAAGTGAAGAAACAGGGAAAAAAACTACACTACTTTTTTAGCATCATTCACTGTGTTGAACGTGTCCAATACGTTATCAAGTTCCTTAGATCTCATGTCAACATCATCATGATTCAGGGATCAGTTCTTACATGCAACAATAGGTTAACAAAACTAAACCTTTTATGACTAGTTTTCATCCTTTATTCGCCAcgaaaaataaagtaaaatatgGATAAAACAAGGGCAGAGTATTCCACATGCATATGTTAAAATTTTACCCAAGAGAAAGCTCCCTTCCGAAGCAGGCTGAAGCTCGGTATATTCATGTGAAATATGTTTCTTGGTGATATATTTCAGGATGTATATTGAAAAAGTTACTCATTAGAATTAGAGTTCATGTGTTTGAACAAATATATCATGATTTCTCCCACACTACTTTTTTAGCATCATTCCCACACTCTTTTTCCTTACTCTTTCCTTATTACTTTTGGATTGAAATTCACATAGTCTTCTCTCTCAATTCCAGTTAAAGCCAGATGATATGAGTCAATAAAGTAAAATCtctatttgatttttatttccTTTATTTGCCACAAAAAATCAACGAAAAGATGGGTGAAACAAGGCCAGAACATTCCACATGCATAGTTAAAATTTTACCCAAGAGAGAACTCCCTTCCGAAGCAGGCTGAAGCTCCGCAATATCAGAGCCAGGATTTGAATTCCGTATGATCAAGACCTTTCTTCCACGAGACTTAGCGCTCTTCAAATCAAACACTTTTACTGATTCCAACCGCTTCGAAAATCCCAAGTTCACATTTCCGCCTTTCAACCCCGAAAGATGCGTCGGCAACGTTCCGGCAGAAGCCATTTCTGATCACAATCTTCACAACAACAAACCGTAGATCGATCAAAATCCAACTCCACCCCAAAAACGTAATCCCAAAACTTGAAAACTCAAGAAAACTCCTCCAATTAATAGAACAACAAtgacaaaaatacttgtaccaACCAAACACCATCATTCTGAGACAATAGCTGTCCAATTCAAAACCATTACTACCTTTCCATAACAAGCAtggaaataaataattaaaaaacaaaaccacTCCTAAACTTCAGAATCCAaggaattagaaaaaaaaataataaaaaattccAAAAGCAACTTAAGTACGCATCACTAGTTGAAGTAAAGTAAAATTTCTATCATAAGAATCGGAAAAACACAGCAGATTAAAACTCAGCcggaaaatgaaaatgaagttAAAGAAGTGAATAAAACAAGTCTTACAAGCTTGAGATTCCGAATTTGAAAGAGAATTCAGTCTCCAAATCGAGAATAAAGCTCTGAATATTGATGGGTAATTACTGTAAACTCAAACTAAACAAAAATTCCATACAGCAAAAACACATGAAATTCAGCAAATAAGGAAAGAAATGGATGAAAGAAGGCTTACAAGCTTGAGAATCCGAATTTGGAAGAGAAATCAAGCTTGGAATAGAGAGGAAAGTTTGAGAATGACGGAGGActgagaagaagaggaagaattGGTGGTTGTAGGAGACTTCGCCCGTAAAATTGTGGACAATTTTGTTTACTTCAATTAATAGTATTTTCCTGTGGAAACCAGttctttaaattttaagaataaataaattgaacattttaaaataatatttttgataaaatatttataaataatatactaaaatttcatattatattaatCATTAATACCCACTTTATTTCTTTATAAATCAATTCAAAATTTTAGTTCatcttattatatttaaataaataactttTTATACTAATGATCCAAATTTAATTGCGTTAACCCGAAcgtataaatatattttcaaagttattttttaatttttaaaattttgacttGAATTTCTGAATTATCGATAAAAAATTGagtaataaaatagaaaaaaaaatgtacatatagtaatggattgtttataattttaacttttttctaattctataaattttatcgatcgttttatgttttcatatttattaattttatcaaATATGCCTTTTATATGCATTTTACAAACGATTTTGATTTTGTGTAATATAAACGGTGCAAGTtgtaaaaacaatttttttaatatttttattgtatccaaaatttaaattttatattttaaaaagtaaaactaCATTAAATACAcataaaacatttaaaaatataatatgtcattatataaacttaatttgaaaaattatttacaccccataaaaaaattaaatgtaaatttttttttgtgttttagttgtttttttatAAGGTGTAATAGTTTATTATCATaattatttttgaaacaaatcatatatattatataatgtaTTATAAACTATATAAATGGTATAAATTTTGAGATTAAATTACAAATGTAGTCTCTATGGTTTTAAAATGATAGAAATTAGTCTCTATAGTTTACGACTATAATTTAGTtcttttagtttgataaaatCTTAGAAAATAATATGTCTTTCTTGTATTAGACTGTTTATGAACTTTGTCAAATCCTAAAGACTATACATATAAGGTTTTATCTAACTATAGATTAAACTCTAACTTTTTCCAAACAATGATGACTGAAAATTGTAATCGATAAATAAATCaacaataatttattgtttatatatatatatatatatatatatatatatatatatatataacgaAACATATTACACTtaaaaattatcaaataaaataaagttactttttttttagttttttttttctgaaaaaagaaaaaacaaagttCTAAATTAATAGACCAAATAAATTATGGAAATAAACCACGACAATTATaatgagaaaaaaagaagaagaagaagaaaagaaagaaataaaaatagtgCAGTGGGTGAGTGGGAAATGAAATAACGACAAAAACGTTTTTTAGCACACTCCCGGGGTATATACCGTTACGTATGAGTTTCAATTACGATAGTACCCCTAGAATCTGATGAAAATTTCAAGAAGTACCatcctttttttgtaattgatAATGTGATTGTGAAATGCGTTAAAAACGATGTTTGTAATTCAAATAACTCTCAACCTCACATCCCATTCCAcactattttatgtttttttccattattattatttattactaTTACTTCCATAATTGACCTCATTTTTTAACATAGGCTTTCATCTCATCTAATCTCCattattgtaataattaaacaaaattattattattatcaatttcaaattccatcactaaattttaataattgaGAAAACTATCCTTTTATTCTTCCAATTTTGTTCATTTTCAAgttataaaaacataaatgtACAATAAAATTTTGCTAGTTATCAGTAATAGATGATAGTAATTTATCATTCAatttgtattgattttttttagtacaaatcTAGAAAGAGATTTTAACTACGAATCTTTTAGTCCTCATCACATTTTGTGTTAATAAAGATAAACTCTTGTTAACATACACATTAgtttttattaaagaaaattaatatatatatattacttagATGGGTTATTACAATACAACTGATAGTTTTAAACTGtagatatataaaaaaaagaagtataaa comes from Cucumis melo cultivar AY chromosome 12, USDA_Cmelo_AY_1.0, whole genome shotgun sequence and encodes:
- the LOC103501942 gene encoding 4-hydroxy-3-methylbut-2-en-1-yl diphosphate synthase (ferredoxin), chloroplastic, giving the protein MASAGTLPTHLSGLKGGNVNLGFSKRLESVKVFDLKSAKSRGRKVLIIRNSNPGSDIAELQPASEGSSLLVPRQKYCESINKTVRRKTRTVMVGNVALGSEHPIRIQTMTTTDTKDIAGTVEQVMRIADKGADIVRITVQGKKEADACFEIKNTLVQKNYNIPLVADIHFAPSVALRVAECFDKIRVNPGNFADRRAQFEQLEYTEEDYQKELEHIEEVFTPLVEKCKKYGRAMRIGTNHGSLSDRIMSYFGDSPRGMVESAFEFARICRKLDYHNFVFSMKASNPVVMVQAYRLLVAEMYVQGWDYPLHLGVTEAGEGEDGRMKSAIGIGTLLQDGLGDTIRVSLTEPPEEEIDPCRRLATLGMRAAELQQGVVPYEEKHRHYFDFQRRSGQLPFQKEGEEVDYRGVLHRDGSVLMSVSLDQLKMPELLYKSLAAKLVVGMPFKDLATVDSIVLRELPSVEDADARLALKRLIDISMGVITPLSEQLTKPLPNAMVLVNLKELSSGAHKLLPDGTRLVVSVRGDESYNDLDILKETDATMLFHDLPYSEDKVSRVHAARRLFEYLSENGLTFPVIHHIQFPNGVHRDDLVIGAGSNAGALLVDGLGDGVLLEAADKDFDFIRNTSFNLLQGCRMRNTKTEYVSCPSCGRTLFDLQEISAEIREKTSHLPGVSIAIMGCIVNGPGEMADADFGYVGGSPGKIDLYVGKTVVKRGIAMENATEALIQLIKDNGRWVEPPTEE